The proteins below come from a single Streptomyces sp. M92 genomic window:
- a CDS encoding carbohydrate ABC transporter permease — translation MSTRTLISPAQLARPRGKRLYWLTFALVVTVFTVVFLGPMYWMVSSGFKDTQEAVATPPTLVPESFQPDNYSQAWTVMDLAGLLGNTLYYAFGALAFQLVLDVAAAYSLSKLRPVFGKAILGMMLATLMIPATVLVVPQYLTVLDVPVFERNLLNTPWAIWLPSVTNAFNIFLLKRFFDSIPRELLDAASMDGASPMRTLWSIVLPISRPILGVVSIFAIVGVWKDFLWPMLTLPDPAKQTLNVGIYSLSNGVPVNVLIAALTMASLPTLIIFLIFQRNIMSGLTAGGLKG, via the coding sequence ATGTCCACACGCACGCTCATCTCGCCGGCCCAGCTCGCCCGGCCGCGCGGCAAACGCCTGTACTGGCTGACGTTCGCCCTGGTCGTCACGGTGTTCACCGTGGTCTTCCTCGGCCCGATGTACTGGATGGTCTCCAGCGGTTTCAAGGACACCCAGGAAGCGGTCGCGACCCCGCCGACGCTGGTCCCCGAGTCCTTCCAGCCCGACAACTACTCCCAGGCCTGGACCGTCATGGACCTGGCCGGGCTGCTGGGCAACACGCTCTACTACGCGTTCGGCGCGCTCGCCTTCCAGCTGGTGCTGGACGTGGCGGCGGCGTACTCGCTGTCCAAGCTCCGCCCGGTCTTCGGCAAGGCCATCCTCGGCATGATGCTGGCGACGCTGATGATCCCGGCGACCGTGCTGGTCGTGCCGCAGTACCTGACGGTGCTGGACGTGCCGGTCTTCGAGCGCAACCTGCTGAACACCCCGTGGGCGATCTGGCTGCCCTCGGTGACCAACGCCTTCAACATCTTCCTGCTGAAGCGGTTCTTCGACTCGATCCCGAGGGAGCTGCTGGACGCCGCGTCCATGGACGGCGCCTCGCCGATGCGCACCCTGTGGTCGATCGTCCTGCCCATCTCCCGGCCGATCCTCGGCGTGGTGTCCATCTTCGCGATCGTGGGCGTCTGGAAGGACTTCCTCTGGCCCATGCTGACGCTGCCGGACCCGGCCAAGCAGACCCTGAACGTCGGCATCTACTCGCTGTCCAACGGTGTGCCCGTCAACGTGCTGATCGCCGCGCTCACCATGGCCTCGCTGCCGACCCTGATCATCTTCCTGATCTTCCAGCGCAACATCATGAGCGGACTCACCGCCGGCGGGCTCAAGGGCTGA
- a CDS encoding discoidin domain-containing protein translates to MRIRNWRSRALCTVVATSLLALGGPLLSATAAGGPNIAVGDPTAASSSHGEYGAANITDGNQGSYWQSGGGSLPQWVQTDLGATERIDEVVLRLPAGWESRDQTLSVQGSADGTGFSTLKSSAKYTFSPASGNTVAVSFPATRTRYVRIDVTANTGWPAAQLSELEVHAAGESSANLAAGRTLTASSSTGQYAPGNGNDGNKATYWESANNALPQWLQADLGSSRRVDRVVLRLPDGWPDRSQTLKIQASDNGDDFTDLTAAKAYAFDAAGGQSATIAFDAATTRYVRVLVTANTGHPAAQVSELEVYGPATGDTRAPSAPANLALTEPATGQIRLTWDAASDDTAVTGYDVYADGDLLTSVAGDVTTYTDTRPSDTTVTYFVRAKDAAGNQSGNSNSVTRRADTGDTQAPTAPANLALTEPSTGQIKLTWGASTDNKGVTAYDVYADNRLRKSVAGDVTTYTDTQPASANVTYFVRAKDAAGNQSADSNSVTRTGTGDGSNMAVGKPISASSVIHTYAAENANDNNTSTYWEGAANSYPNTLTLKLGANADVDRVVLKLNPDTSWSKRTQRIEVLGREQDASGFAGLVAAKDYVFDPASGGNSVSVPVGERVADVRLRFTANSGATAGQIAEFQVIGTPAPNPDLEVTKLTTSPASPVESDEITVSATVRNSGAADAPAGEVVVRLGDTEVATAAVGALKAGAEETVSASVGARDAGSYELSAVADAAEAITEQNESNNTHTRPEPLVVKPVRSSDLVAATVTTSPSSPAAGDDVTFKVALRNQGTQDSAGGGHEVRLSLLDSEGATVKTLTGAHDGVIAAGSTSPAVSLGTWKAANGSYTLKAEVAGDANELPVKRENNTSTQPLFVGRGAGMPYDMYEAEDGTAGGGAQVVGPNRTIGDIAGEASGRKAVHLDETGEYVEFTTRAETNTLVTRFSIPDAPGGGGIDSTINVYVDGVMKKALPLTSKYAWLYGAEASPGNSPSAGAPRHIYDEAHIMLGETVPAGSRIRLQKDAANTTDYAIDFVNLEQVAPVANPDPAAYAVPAGFTHQDVQNALDRVRMDSTGKLVGVYLPPGDYQTSSKFQVYGKAVEVVGAGPWFTQFHAPTTQDNTDVGFRADASAKGSSFANFAYFGNYTTRIDGPGKVFDFSNVSDIVIDNIWNEHMVCLYWGANTDRVTIKNSRIRNTFADAVNMTNGSTDNLVSNNDARATGDDSFALFSAIDAGGADMKNNLYENLTSTLTWRAAGLAVYGGYNNTFRNIHIADTLVYSGITISSLDFGYPMNGFGTDPTTFENISIVRAGGHFWGNQTFPGIWVFSASEVFQGIRVNDVDIVDPTYSGIMFQTDYVGGQPQYPIKDTVFTDVTVSGARKSGDAFDAKSGFGLWANEMPEAGEGPAVGEVVFNNLTLEDNAVDIRNTTSTFKIVRNP, encoded by the coding sequence ATGAGAATCCGGAACTGGAGATCACGTGCCCTGTGCACGGTGGTCGCGACCAGTCTCCTGGCGTTGGGAGGTCCGCTGCTGTCGGCCACGGCAGCCGGTGGCCCCAACATCGCCGTGGGAGACCCCACGGCGGCGAGCAGCTCGCACGGCGAGTACGGCGCCGCCAACATCACCGACGGGAACCAGGGTTCGTACTGGCAGAGCGGCGGCGGCAGCCTCCCCCAGTGGGTGCAGACCGACCTCGGTGCCACCGAGCGGATCGACGAGGTCGTCCTGCGGCTGCCCGCCGGCTGGGAGAGCCGCGACCAGACGCTCTCCGTGCAGGGCAGCGCGGACGGCACCGGCTTCAGCACGCTGAAGAGCTCGGCGAAGTACACCTTCAGCCCGGCGTCGGGCAACACGGTCGCCGTGAGCTTCCCCGCCACCCGGACGCGCTACGTACGGATCGACGTCACCGCGAACACCGGGTGGCCGGCGGCCCAGCTCTCCGAGCTGGAGGTGCACGCGGCCGGGGAGTCGTCCGCGAACCTCGCCGCCGGTCGCACGCTGACGGCGAGCAGCTCCACCGGGCAGTACGCCCCCGGCAACGGCAACGACGGCAACAAGGCCACCTACTGGGAGAGTGCCAACAACGCCCTGCCGCAGTGGCTCCAGGCCGACCTCGGCTCCTCCCGCCGCGTCGACCGCGTAGTGCTGCGGCTGCCGGACGGCTGGCCGGACCGCAGCCAGACCCTGAAGATCCAGGCGAGCGACAACGGCGATGACTTCACCGACCTGACCGCCGCCAAGGCCTACGCCTTCGACGCGGCGGGCGGTCAGTCGGCCACCATCGCCTTCGACGCCGCCACCACGCGCTACGTGCGCGTCCTGGTGACGGCCAACACCGGCCATCCGGCCGCCCAGGTCTCCGAGCTGGAGGTCTACGGCCCGGCGACCGGTGACACCCGGGCCCCGAGCGCACCGGCGAACCTCGCCCTCACCGAGCCCGCCACCGGCCAGATCAGGCTGACGTGGGACGCGGCCAGCGACGACACGGCCGTCACCGGCTACGACGTCTACGCCGACGGCGACCTGCTGACCTCGGTCGCCGGCGACGTCACCACCTACACCGACACCCGGCCGTCCGACACGACCGTCACCTACTTCGTGCGGGCCAAGGACGCGGCCGGCAACCAGTCGGGCAACAGCAACTCCGTGACCCGCCGCGCGGACACCGGCGACACCCAGGCGCCCACCGCGCCCGCGAACCTCGCCCTCACCGAACCGTCCACCGGGCAGATCAAGCTGACCTGGGGCGCCTCCACCGACAACAAGGGCGTCACCGCCTACGACGTCTACGCCGACAACCGGCTGCGCAAGAGCGTCGCCGGTGACGTGACCACCTACACCGACACCCAGCCCGCGTCCGCGAACGTGACCTACTTCGTGCGGGCCAAGGACGCGGCCGGCAACCAGTCGGCCGACAGCAACTCCGTGACCCGCACCGGCACCGGGGACGGCTCCAACATGGCCGTCGGTAAACCGATCAGCGCCTCCTCCGTCATCCACACCTACGCCGCCGAGAACGCCAACGACAACAACACGTCCACCTACTGGGAGGGCGCCGCGAACAGCTATCCCAACACGCTCACCCTGAAGCTGGGCGCCAACGCGGACGTCGACCGCGTCGTCCTCAAGCTCAACCCCGACACCAGCTGGTCGAAGCGCACCCAGCGGATCGAGGTGCTCGGCCGCGAGCAGGACGCGTCCGGCTTCGCCGGCCTCGTCGCCGCGAAGGACTACGTCTTCGACCCGGCGAGCGGCGGCAACAGCGTGTCCGTACCGGTCGGTGAGCGGGTCGCCGACGTGCGGCTCAGGTTCACCGCCAACAGCGGGGCGACGGCCGGGCAGATCGCCGAGTTCCAGGTGATCGGCACGCCCGCGCCCAACCCCGACCTGGAGGTGACGAAGCTGACCACCTCGCCCGCCTCGCCGGTGGAGTCGGACGAGATCACCGTGTCCGCCACCGTCCGCAACAGCGGTGCGGCCGACGCCCCGGCGGGCGAGGTCGTCGTGCGCCTGGGCGACACGGAGGTCGCCACCGCGGCGGTGGGCGCGCTCAAGGCCGGTGCCGAGGAGACGGTCAGTGCCTCCGTCGGGGCCCGGGACGCCGGGTCGTACGAGCTGAGCGCGGTCGCCGACGCGGCGGAGGCGATCACCGAGCAGAACGAGTCCAACAACACCCACACCCGGCCCGAGCCGCTGGTGGTCAAGCCGGTCCGGAGCTCCGACCTGGTGGCCGCCACGGTCACCACGTCACCCAGCAGCCCGGCCGCCGGTGACGACGTGACCTTCAAGGTCGCGCTGAGGAACCAGGGCACCCAGGACTCGGCGGGCGGCGGCCACGAGGTGAGGCTGAGCCTCCTCGACTCCGAGGGCGCCACCGTCAAGACGCTGACCGGCGCGCACGACGGCGTCATCGCCGCCGGTTCGACCAGCCCCGCGGTGAGCCTCGGCACCTGGAAGGCCGCCAACGGCTCGTACACCCTGAAGGCCGAGGTCGCCGGCGACGCGAACGAGCTGCCGGTCAAGCGGGAGAACAACACCTCCACGCAGCCGCTGTTCGTCGGGCGCGGCGCCGGCATGCCGTACGACATGTACGAGGCGGAGGACGGGACCGCCGGCGGCGGCGCGCAGGTGGTCGGTCCCAACCGGACCATCGGCGACATCGCGGGAGAGGCGTCCGGGCGCAAGGCCGTGCACCTCGACGAGACCGGTGAGTACGTCGAGTTCACCACCCGGGCCGAGACCAACACCCTGGTGACCCGCTTCTCGATCCCGGACGCCCCGGGCGGCGGCGGCATCGACTCCACGATCAACGTGTACGTCGACGGCGTCATGAAGAAGGCGCTGCCGCTCACCTCGAAGTACGCCTGGCTCTACGGCGCCGAGGCCTCCCCCGGCAACTCGCCGAGCGCGGGCGCGCCGCGGCACATCTACGACGAGGCGCACATCATGCTGGGCGAGACCGTCCCGGCGGGGAGCAGGATCCGGTTGCAGAAGGACGCCGCGAACACCACCGACTACGCGATCGACTTCGTCAACCTGGAGCAGGTCGCGCCGGTGGCCAACCCGGACCCGGCGGCGTACGCGGTGCCCGCCGGATTCACCCACCAGGACGTGCAGAACGCGCTCGACCGGGTCCGGATGGACTCCACGGGCAAGCTCGTCGGCGTGTACCTGCCGCCCGGCGACTACCAGACGTCGAGCAAGTTCCAGGTGTACGGCAAGGCGGTCGAGGTGGTCGGCGCGGGACCGTGGTTCACGCAGTTCCACGCGCCCACGACGCAGGACAACACCGACGTCGGCTTCCGGGCCGACGCGAGCGCGAAGGGTTCGTCGTTCGCGAACTTCGCCTACTTCGGCAACTACACCACCCGCATCGACGGGCCGGGCAAGGTGTTCGACTTCTCCAACGTGTCGGACATCGTGATCGACAACATCTGGAACGAGCACATGGTGTGCCTGTACTGGGGCGCCAACACGGACCGGGTCACGATCAAGAACTCCCGGATCCGCAACACGTTCGCCGACGCCGTCAACATGACCAACGGCTCGACCGACAACCTCGTCTCCAACAACGACGCCCGGGCCACCGGTGACGACAGCTTCGCGCTCTTCTCGGCGATCGACGCGGGCGGCGCGGACATGAAGAACAACCTCTACGAGAACCTGACGTCGACACTGACCTGGCGCGCGGCGGGGCTGGCCGTGTACGGCGGCTACAACAACACCTTTCGCAACATCCACATCGCCGACACCCTGGTCTACTCCGGCATCACCATCAGCTCGCTGGACTTCGGCTACCCGATGAACGGCTTCGGCACCGATCCGACGACCTTCGAGAACATCTCGATCGTCCGGGCCGGCGGGCACTTCTGGGGCAATCAGACCTTCCCGGGCATCTGGGTGTTCTCGGCGTCCGAGGTGTTCCAGGGCATCCGGGTCAACGACGTGGACATCGTCGACCCGACCTACAGCGGCATCATGTTCCAGACGGACTACGTGGGAGGTCAGCCCCAGTACCCGATCAAGGACACGGTCTTCACCGACGTCACGGTCTCCGGCGCGCGCAAGAGCGGTGACGCGTTCGACGCCAAGTCCGGCTTCGGGCTGTGGGCCAACGAGATGCCGGAGGCCGGGGAGGGTCCGGCGGTCGGCGAGGTCGTCTTCAACAACCTGACGCTCGAGGACAACGCCGTGGACATCAGGAACACGACGTCCACGTTCAAGATCGTTCGCAATCCCTAG
- a CDS encoding LacI family DNA-binding transcriptional regulator translates to MTRRLAQVAKKVGVSEATVSRVLNGKPGVSEATRQSVLSALDVLGYERPTQLRGERARLVGLVLPELQNPIFPAFAEVIGGALAQQGLTPVLCTQTKGGVSEADYVELLLQQQVSGVVFAGGLFAQADAPHDHYRLLAERNIPVVLINASIENLDFPCIACDDAVAVEQSWRHLVSLGHQRIGLVLGPSDHIPSRRKLAAAREAAGAMNAELPEEFVERSMFSLEGGQAAASRLIDRGVTGIICASDPLALGAVRATRRRSLAVPHDISVVGYDDSAFMTCTEPPLTTVRQPIEAMGRAAVDLLCAQIQGTEVPHGELLFEPELVVRGSTAQASAE, encoded by the coding sequence GTGACGCGACGACTTGCTCAGGTGGCGAAGAAGGTTGGGGTCAGCGAGGCCACGGTCAGCCGGGTCCTCAACGGCAAGCCCGGGGTTTCGGAGGCGACCCGGCAGTCCGTGCTGAGCGCGCTGGACGTGCTGGGCTACGAGCGGCCGACCCAGCTGCGGGGCGAGCGGGCGCGTCTGGTGGGGCTGGTCCTGCCCGAGCTCCAGAACCCGATCTTCCCGGCGTTCGCCGAGGTCATCGGCGGTGCGCTGGCCCAGCAGGGGCTGACGCCGGTGCTGTGCACGCAGACCAAGGGCGGCGTCTCCGAGGCCGACTACGTCGAGTTGCTGCTCCAGCAGCAGGTCTCCGGGGTCGTCTTCGCCGGCGGGCTGTTCGCCCAGGCCGACGCCCCGCACGACCACTACCGGCTGCTCGCCGAGCGCAACATCCCGGTGGTGCTGATCAACGCGTCGATCGAGAACCTCGACTTCCCGTGCATCGCCTGCGACGACGCCGTCGCCGTCGAGCAGTCCTGGCGACACCTGGTCTCCCTCGGGCACCAACGCATCGGCCTGGTCCTCGGCCCCTCGGACCACATCCCCTCGCGCCGGAAGCTGGCCGCCGCCCGGGAGGCGGCCGGCGCCATGAACGCCGAGCTGCCCGAGGAGTTCGTGGAGCGCTCGATGTTCTCCCTGGAGGGCGGCCAGGCAGCCGCCTCCCGCCTCATCGACCGCGGCGTCACCGGCATCATCTGCGCCAGCGACCCCCTCGCCCTCGGCGCCGTACGCGCCACCCGCCGCCGCTCACTGGCCGTACCCCACGACATCTCCGTCGTCGGCTACGACGACTCCGCCTTCATGACCTGCACCGAACCACCCCTCACCACCGTCCGCCAGCCCATCGAGGCCATGGGACGCGCCGCCGTCGACCTCCTCTGCGCCCAGATCCAGGGCACCGAAGTCCCGCACGGTGAGCTGCTCTTCGAACCGGAACTCGTCGTCCGCGGCTCCACCGCACAGGCCTCCGCCGAGTAG
- a CDS encoding endonuclease/exonuclease/phosphatase family protein, which translates to MVAAAAVLTAALLVFHDAVPNAALGLGSLLETFLPWLGAVVVVLLVLALVRRSPLALAALLLPATAWTYLFGPLLLPAPEPGADDLLVVQHNVSDENDDPAGTARALAGAEPDLIALQELVPPALDVYARTLAADYPYRAVQGTVGLWSKHPLADARPLDIKPPGITEEWSRGLRTVARTPHGEIAVYVAHLPSVRVGAGGLASAWRDESAGLLGDAVAAEELRRVVLLGDLNGTVDDRALDPLATRLDVAERGVAFSFPAAFPVVRIDQVMARSATVGHIRTLPATGSDHLPVAARITLG; encoded by the coding sequence GTGGTCGCGGCGGCCGCCGTGCTGACGGCCGCCCTGCTCGTGTTCCACGACGCGGTCCCCAACGCGGCGCTCGGGCTGGGCAGTCTGCTGGAGACGTTCCTTCCGTGGCTCGGTGCGGTGGTCGTGGTGCTGCTCGTCCTGGCGCTGGTACGCCGGTCGCCGCTCGCGCTGGCGGCCCTCCTGCTGCCGGCCACGGCCTGGACGTACCTTTTCGGTCCGCTGCTGCTGCCCGCGCCCGAGCCCGGCGCCGACGACCTGCTCGTGGTCCAGCACAACGTCAGCGACGAGAACGACGATCCCGCGGGCACCGCCCGCGCCCTGGCCGGCGCGGAACCCGACCTCATCGCCCTCCAGGAGCTGGTGCCCCCGGCGCTCGACGTGTACGCGCGGACCCTCGCCGCCGACTATCCGTACCGGGCGGTCCAGGGCACGGTCGGACTCTGGTCGAAGCATCCGCTCGCCGACGCCCGGCCGCTCGACATCAAACCGCCCGGCATCACGGAGGAGTGGAGCCGGGGCCTGCGGACGGTGGCCCGCACACCGCACGGCGAGATCGCGGTGTACGTCGCCCACCTGCCCTCCGTCCGGGTCGGCGCGGGCGGCCTGGCGTCGGCCTGGCGGGACGAGAGCGCCGGGCTGCTGGGCGATGCCGTCGCGGCCGAGGAGCTGCGCCGGGTGGTGCTGCTGGGCGACCTCAACGGCACGGTCGACGACCGCGCCCTCGACCCGCTGGCCACGCGGCTGGACGTCGCCGAGCGGGGCGTCGCGTTCAGCTTCCCCGCCGCTTTCCCGGTGGTCCGGATCGACCAGGTCATGGCCCGCTCCGCGACCGTCGGTCACATCCGCACCCTGCCCGCCACCGGCAGCGACCACCTCCCGGTCGCCGCTCGGATCACGCTGGGCTGA
- a CDS encoding carbohydrate ABC transporter permease, translating into MSAPSLTPSKAARARHAQPPPDGPPPPGGSFARSLKRNLTAHGFLIGAVLCFAFFSWYPMVREFFLAFQKTEQGEVSWVGLDNLRTVLNDPAFWQAWRNTLLFTVLALVFGFAVPFVVALVINELRHGKGYLRLLVYLPVMLPPVAAVLLFKYLYDPGYGLLNELFGTVGLPEQQWLQDPDLSMLSVVIASTWMNMGGAALIYLAALQGIPGELYEAAELDGAGLLRKIWHVTIPQTRLILSLLLLMQIIATMQVFVEPFLLTGGAGPEGSTTTVVYLIYQYAFNFNDYGAAAALGLLLLVLLAGFSAAYVKLNRAENE; encoded by the coding sequence ATGTCCGCCCCCAGCCTCACCCCGAGCAAGGCGGCGAGAGCCCGCCACGCCCAGCCGCCGCCGGACGGCCCGCCCCCGCCCGGCGGGTCCTTCGCCCGGAGCCTGAAGCGCAACCTCACCGCGCACGGCTTCCTGATCGGCGCGGTCCTCTGCTTCGCGTTCTTCTCCTGGTACCCGATGGTCCGGGAGTTCTTCCTCGCCTTCCAGAAGACGGAGCAGGGCGAGGTCTCCTGGGTCGGCCTGGACAACCTGCGCACGGTCCTCAACGACCCGGCCTTCTGGCAGGCCTGGCGCAACACCCTGCTGTTCACCGTGCTGGCCCTGGTCTTCGGCTTCGCGGTGCCGTTCGTCGTCGCGCTCGTCATCAACGAACTGAGGCACGGCAAGGGGTACCTGCGGCTGCTGGTGTACCTGCCGGTGATGCTGCCGCCGGTCGCCGCCGTCCTGCTCTTCAAGTACCTGTACGACCCCGGCTACGGCCTGCTCAACGAGTTGTTCGGCACCGTGGGTCTGCCCGAGCAGCAGTGGCTGCAGGACCCCGACCTCTCCATGCTCTCCGTGGTGATCGCGTCGACCTGGATGAACATGGGCGGCGCGGCCCTCATCTACCTCGCCGCGCTCCAGGGCATCCCCGGGGAGCTGTACGAGGCGGCGGAACTGGACGGGGCCGGCCTCCTCCGCAAGATCTGGCACGTGACGATCCCGCAGACGCGGCTGATCCTGTCGCTGCTGCTGCTGATGCAGATCATCGCCACCATGCAGGTCTTCGTGGAGCCCTTCCTGCTCACCGGCGGTGCCGGCCCCGAGGGCTCGACCACGACGGTCGTCTACCTGATCTACCAGTACGCCTTCAACTTCAACGACTACGGCGCCGCGGCGGCCCTCGGTCTGCTGCTCCTCGTGCTGCTCGCCGGTTTCTCGGCGGCGTACGTGAAGCTCAACCGCGCCGAGAACGAGTAG
- a CDS encoding LacI family DNA-binding transcriptional regulator gives MTRRLAQVAKKVGVSEATVSRVLNDKPGVSEATRQSVLSALDVLGYERPTQLRGERARLVGLVLPELQNPIFPAFAEVIGGALAQQGLTPVLCTQTKGGVSEADYVELLLQQQVSGVVFAGGLFAQADAPHDHYRLLAERNIPVVLINASIPDLDFPCIACDDAVAVEQSWRHLVSLGHQRIGLVLGPGDHIPSLRRLRAAVQAAGGSMAEEFVERSMFSLEGGQAAASRLIDRGVTGIICASDPLALGAVRAARRRSLAVPHDISVVGYDDSAFMTCTEPPLTTVRQPIEAMGRAAVDLLCAQIQGTEVPHRELLFEPELVVRGSTAQAAVK, from the coding sequence GTGACGCGACGACTTGCTCAAGTAGCGAAGAAGGTTGGGGTCAGCGAGGCCACGGTCAGCCGGGTCCTCAACGACAAACCGGGGGTTTCGGAGGCGACCCGGCAGTCCGTGCTGAGCGCGCTGGACGTGCTGGGCTACGAGCGGCCGACCCAGCTGCGGGGCGAGCGGGCGCGTCTGGTGGGGCTGGTCCTGCCCGAGCTCCAGAACCCGATCTTCCCGGCGTTCGCCGAGGTCATCGGCGGTGCGCTGGCCCAGCAGGGGCTGACGCCGGTGCTGTGCACGCAGACCAAGGGCGGCGTCTCCGAGGCCGACTACGTCGAGTTGCTGCTCCAGCAGCAGGTCTCCGGGGTCGTCTTCGCCGGCGGGCTGTTCGCCCAGGCCGACGCCCCGCACGACCACTACCGGCTGCTCGCCGAGCGCAACATCCCGGTCGTCCTGATCAACGCCTCCATCCCGGACCTCGACTTCCCGTGCATCGCCTGCGACGACGCCGTCGCCGTCGAGCAGTCCTGGCGACACCTGGTCTCCCTCGGGCACCAACGCATCGGCCTGGTGCTGGGCCCGGGCGACCACATCCCCTCCCTGCGCAGGCTCCGGGCCGCCGTACAGGCCGCGGGCGGCTCGATGGCCGAGGAGTTCGTGGAGCGCTCGATGTTCTCCCTGGAGGGCGGCCAGGCAGCCGCCTCCCGCCTCATCGACCGCGGCGTCACCGGCATCATCTGCGCCAGCGACCCCCTCGCCCTCGGCGCCGTACGCGCCGCTCGTCGGCGCTCACTGGCCGTACCCCACGACATCTCCGTCGTCGGCTACGACGACTCCGCCTTCATGACCTGCACCGAACCACCCCTCACCACCGTCCGCCAGCCCATCGAGGCCATGGGACGCGCCGCCGTCGACCTCCTCTGCGCCCAGATCCAGGGCACCGAAGTCCCGCACCGGGAGCTGCTCTTCGAACCGGAACTCGTCGTCCGCGGCTCCACCGCACAAGCGGCCGTCAAGTAA
- a CDS encoding ABC transporter substrate-binding protein yields MRSARFRRTRRAGAITLVSALTLTALAACGTSSSDDGGGSEGGSGSSDPAAPLDPKTKVTITIDCMPPAAKAAELKEWKEDVAEFNEKYPNVTIDGRSTPGQCLEPPRFTAMLKAKSQPDVFFTYFTDLPQVLDHDGAEDITAYVNDKTVPALEDIDPDVLGQLKHEDKLYGLPTSNYTMGLLINRSLFEQAGLDPDNPPRTWDEVRAAAKKISDLGDGIAGFGEYSAGNTGGWHFTAQMYSLGGDVVDASGRKAAFNDELGKQVAENLHAMRWEDDSMGKTQLLKWGDLQKQIATDKLGMFLAAPDDITYMVQQLGADYENFGMAPIPGGKNTLAGGNSYMIKKGISSDKIKAAVAWLDFQNLTVGEGQFNWERKKKDDLPVGLPQPNFWLNESKKKDDAARIEHATMPVENFKPFMDSPVPGKAEPPKAQEVYKVLDNVMSGILTNEDADIDKLLDTAEQQVNQVLATQ; encoded by the coding sequence ATGAGAAGTGCTCGGTTCCGCCGTACCCGTCGTGCCGGCGCCATCACGCTCGTCTCCGCCCTCACGCTGACCGCCCTGGCCGCCTGCGGCACGAGCAGCAGCGACGACGGCGGCGGTTCCGAAGGCGGGAGCGGGTCCTCCGACCCGGCCGCTCCGCTGGACCCGAAGACCAAGGTGACCATCACCATCGACTGCATGCCCCCGGCGGCGAAGGCGGCCGAGCTGAAGGAGTGGAAGGAGGACGTCGCCGAATTCAACGAGAAGTACCCCAACGTGACCATCGACGGCCGCTCCACCCCCGGTCAGTGCCTGGAACCCCCGCGATTCACCGCGATGCTGAAGGCCAAGTCGCAGCCCGACGTCTTCTTCACGTACTTCACCGACCTGCCCCAGGTACTGGACCACGACGGCGCCGAGGACATCACCGCGTACGTCAACGACAAGACGGTCCCCGCCCTCGAGGACATCGACCCGGACGTCCTCGGCCAGCTCAAGCACGAGGACAAGCTGTACGGCCTGCCGACCAGCAACTACACGATGGGCCTGCTGATCAACCGCAGCCTCTTCGAGCAGGCCGGACTCGACCCGGACAACCCGCCGCGCACCTGGGACGAGGTCCGCGCCGCCGCCAAGAAGATCTCCGACCTCGGCGACGGCATCGCCGGCTTCGGCGAGTACAGCGCGGGCAACACCGGCGGCTGGCACTTCACCGCCCAGATGTACAGCCTCGGCGGCGACGTCGTCGACGCGAGCGGCAGGAAGGCGGCGTTCAACGACGAGCTGGGCAAGCAGGTCGCCGAGAACCTCCACGCGATGCGCTGGGAGGACGACAGCATGGGCAAGACCCAGCTGCTCAAGTGGGGCGACCTGCAGAAGCAGATCGCCACTGACAAGCTCGGCATGTTCCTCGCCGCGCCCGACGACATCACGTACATGGTGCAGCAGCTCGGCGCCGACTACGAGAACTTCGGGATGGCGCCGATCCCCGGCGGAAAGAACACCCTCGCCGGCGGCAACAGCTACATGATCAAGAAGGGTATCTCCTCCGACAAGATCAAGGCCGCCGTCGCCTGGCTCGACTTCCAGAACCTCACCGTCGGCGAGGGACAGTTCAACTGGGAGCGCAAGAAGAAGGACGACCTGCCGGTCGGCCTCCCGCAGCCCAACTTCTGGCTGAACGAGTCGAAGAAGAAGGACGACGCGGCCCGCATCGAGCACGCCACCATGCCGGTCGAGAACTTCAAGCCGTTCATGGACTCCCCGGTCCCGGGCAAGGCCGAGCCGCCGAAGGCGCAGGAGGTCTACAAGGTCCTGGACAACGTGATGTCCGGCATCCTGACCAACGAGGACGCCGACATCGACAAGTTGCTCGACACGGCCGAGCAGCAGGTCAACCAGGTTCTGGCCACGCAGTGA